TGCAGCACGCGCGCATACTGCACCCCCGCGCGCTCCCAGAAGGTGATCGCATCCGCGGGCGCGACGGCCTGCGCGGCCCGACCCTGCTCATGCAACTGATCCCCCCACTCCACCCGCCAGGGATTCAGTAACGCTGTGGCCTCCGCCAGTGCCCGCGTCGCCGCCTCGTCGCGCGGACGGGCGTCCAAGGCATTTTCAAAATCACCGACCGCGCCTTCGATCAGCCCAATCGCACGCTCCAGCATGCTGCGACGCTGCATCTCCGCCCGCCGACGTTTGTCCGCGCCGACACGCATGAACGCGTCATAGATGCGGGCCGTCACCGCCTGCTGCCGCTCCATGATTGCCGTCCGTCGCGCCGGACTCTCCGCAATCTCCTCCGCCTGCTCGAGTCGGGCAACCGCTTCCCGCCACGCTGGCACGCCTTCCTCCGGCCGCATTCGCGCCGCCGCATCACCTTCCGCCGTTCGTGCGGTCGCCATCTCCAGCAGCAACACAATCAACTGCTCCCGCGCCAGCGGATGGTTGGTTTGCGCCAGCGCGATCTCCGGCGCCGAACGATAGGCGGCGAGCGCCTTCTCCCACTGCACCACCGTGCCCTCGGGATTGCTCAACCGCATCCGTTCTCCCAGCCGGTAGAGGCTGTTGCCCAACTGCGCCCGGCTGCGGGGCTCGATCTCAAAATCCATCGACTCCGCGAGCTCCGCAAAATTCTCCACCGCGACGGTGAAACGTTCGGCGGCATAGGCCCCCAAGGCATAGTTGTAACGGCGTCGCAGGTCCTCCGGCGCCTCAAGGTATTCGTCCCGCAGCAACTCAAAGGCATCCTCCGCCTGGCCGGCTTCGATCAGCGCCTGAGCTTCGGGCAGCCCGGCCCGGAGAGTCGGCGTGCCTCCACCCACGAAACCCAGCAACAGTCCCAGCGCCAGGGTCGCGCCTTTTCGGTCAGCTGTCACCCAACCTGGCTTCGCCATCGACTGCGCCTTCCGGCTTTCCGTCCGCCGTAACCACATTTCCCCTACAAGCAGCAGCAGCGCCAAAACCAGCGGAACCCGATACCATTCATGCAGGTCGCTCAGCTCGATTGTCTCCAAAGGTGCCGCGAGCGGCGCGAGCGAACGTTCCCGCCAGGCGGAAAAGTCGGCCGGAGATTCATCCAGCTCGAGGTATTCGCCTCCGGCCACGGCCGCGATGCGTCGCAGCACGTTGGCGTCGCGTCGCGAAATCACTTCGTTGCGGGCCTCATCACGCACGTTCCCCGTGCGCACCCATTCGCGTCGAGCATTGCGCTCAAAAACCGGAATCGGTCCTCCCGCCGCCGTGCCCACGCCCACCGTGAAGATGCGTAGACCATGCTCCCGAAACGCGGCTTCCGCCGCGACGACCGCATCGCCTTCCGTTTCCTCCCCGTCCGAAACAAGCACCAACACGCGGGAGGCGTGCACCTGCTCCCGGAAAAATTCCGCGGCGCGACCAATCACGTCGCTCAAGGACGAGCCACCCTTCCCTACCAGCTCCGTCGTCAATCCGCGGGACACCAACTGCAGCGAGGTGCGGTCAAAGGTGAGCGGCGCCACGAAGGTGGTTTGACCGGAGAAGAACAACAAACCCGCGCGATCCCCCCCGAGGTTCGTCACCAAATTGTCCACCGCCCGGCGGGCACGCTCAAAACGATTCGGTGCCACGTCCTCCGTCAACATGCTGCGC
This portion of the Actomonas aquatica genome encodes:
- a CDS encoding VWA domain-containing protein → MTFHYPLWLLLLPLLLGLGCWWWRWFRRRLEQRLAAFVAVRIYAPLLAATVQARRRRRFWLSIGAVALLALALARPLAGVRATAAPAEGVNLLIALDGSRSMLTEDVAPNRFERARRAVDNLVTNLGGDRAGLLFFSGQTTFVAPLTFDRTSLQLVSRGLTTELVGKGGSSLSDVIGRAAEFFREQVHASRVLVLVSDGEETEGDAVVAAEAAFREHGLRIFTVGVGTAAGGPIPVFERNARREWVRTGNVRDEARNEVISRRDANVLRRIAAVAGGEYLELDESPADFSAWRERSLAPLAAPLETIELSDLHEWYRVPLVLALLLLVGEMWLRRTESRKAQSMAKPGWVTADRKGATLALGLLLGFVGGGTPTLRAGLPEAQALIEAGQAEDAFELLRDEYLEAPEDLRRRYNYALGAYAAERFTVAVENFAELAESMDFEIEPRSRAQLGNSLYRLGERMRLSNPEGTVVQWEKALAAYRSAPEIALAQTNHPLAREQLIVLLLEMATARTAEGDAAARMRPEEGVPAWREAVARLEQAEEIAESPARRTAIMERQQAVTARIYDAFMRVGADKRRRAEMQRRSMLERAIGLIEGAVGDFENALDARPRDEAATRALAEATALLNPWRVEWGDQLHEQGRAAQAVAPADAITFWERAGVQYARVLQEAPAHGPALAGKARNDRALHDGHVALGDRSLQQAERSGLDPTERDALLEDALGRYQTALSYLPDQTATQEKAQTLGRRLTEVFVARGDADLTQGKALATEDLPAAIASLERAVQSFARALGFVPDHAGARAGKIEAETLLRQLREEDAREQRKMEGEGEEMSDPQDIEDPGDLALKLLDFDNENLASKKQQNLSAPENRPVKDW